TAGCCAAGGCTTCAATCTCACAAGGCAACCAAGTCACCTGATGCTTACGAAGCTTTACACTGAAGAATCCAGCCAAGAGGAGGGACCCATGTCGGTGTACATATAGTGTGGCTGCGATACCTCTATTCTTGACGGAGCCGTCGGTCACTATCCATAAGGCATCTTGAGGTTGGGGGATTGTGATGGTTCGGTTGTCTTCCAATGCACGTTGGGCGGATTTGAAGGCCAGCAGTAGTTCGTCGCCCCAAGCAATTTTTGCTCTGGATTCTTTCCCTTCTGTGACTTGGTCCAGGGGATCAAGCAGCTCCGCAAACCTTGGAAGCACGCGGCTTAGAACCTTTAAAGCTCCAACAAAGGAGCGAAGGCCTTGCACTGTTGAGGGAGGTTCAACTGAGGATAGTGCGGCCAATTTGTGGGGGCTAGCTTGCAGGGTGCCATTAGACCAGACCCAGCCCAGTACGATGGCCTTTCTTGGGCAGATGATAGTTTTGGCGGCAGATAAGCGAAGACAGTTCTTATGAAGCAGGGCAAGAACTGTTCTCCAATTGTGGAGGACCTCAACGGGGCTGTTTCCTCCAACGTATAGGTCGTCAGCGATTTTGGCAACACGGCCCTCTTGGATGAGGTCTCCCAGAACTCGGGACATCAGTTCTTCAAGGTAAGTTTCTGACCCGGGCATCCCCATGGCGGAACGAGTATAAACGCGGATACCTTTAAATGGTGTCGCAACACCACAGTATTTCATAGATGAATGGGCCAAGGGAATCTGATAGAAAGACTTTAGCAAATCAGTGATAACCATGTACCTCCACTTCCCTATTTCACGCAGCACACCGTCGACATTTGGCATTAAGGAGGGTTGAGGCTTGCTGTACTGAGCAACTTCTCCGAAGGATGTCACAAGCCTGCTACCACCGTTGGGCTTCTTGACAAGAAACGACGTGTTCAGGTACTCCACATGGACGTTGACTTGCTCAGGTTTTGCAAAGATGCCGGCAGCTTCGAGCTCATCAAATTTCGCTTGTAATTCCTCAAGGGTATTCCTGTTGTACTGGGGAAGCCTGCCTTTTCGCTGAGGAGGAAGGGTGGGGCTAATGTTGACAACGGCCTCAATTTTGCCACTTGCACCATTGTATTTAGAGATGGAAGGGTTGAACACATCATCAAACTCCAGGTTGAGAGCTTTGAATTTTTCGCGAGTGTCCTGATCTAGGCACCCATCAGGATCAAGGATCACACGGGATGAAAAGGGCTTGCAGAAGTCTGGAGAAGAAGAGGCAGCACTGCATGTGTTGGGAGGTGAAGAGGAGATGGAGGCTTCGACGGGAAGAATGTGACGAACCTGGCATAAGTGCTCACCGCGTTTCAGAAGAATGGGGGAGTCGGTCGTGTTGGGGACGCGTACAGCATGATCTACAGATTGAATTTGCTGGGGCGGAGGCCATGCATCTTCTGGTTTACGTTGCGTGTTAGAAGGGCAGTCCAGCCGGGGTTCAAGGGCCCACAAGGTGTCGGAGTCAGCGTCGGAAGGGGTTATGAACTGGAGATACTCTCCTGGCAGAACAACTGTGCGGTTTGGGTTGCGTAGTAGGAAGGACTGTGTACGCCGCACATTAGGTTGACGAATATGCCTGGACGGTGAGCTGTAGCTTATAATCTCAGTGCCGCCTATCTCAATCTGACGCTTGGCAGGGCGAACACCTATGTCATTGCGGACCATGAAGGGGTTACCGGCCAGGATATCGACGTCCAGCTGACGAACGACAAGGGCGTCTAATTCAAATGTCCACTGTCCACGGGTTAGGGAGCAGTGGACCTCGCCAATGACATCCATTGGGGTTACTCCATCAGCCTGACGAGCCATTTGGGAAGCCGGGGTGATGGGGAAACCATACAGCTGGGCGGAGGAGGCGCGAACCATGTTGGAAGTTGCACCGGTGTCCAAGGTCAGCCGCACTGGGTGTTGGAGATAGAATGTGTGAAGGACAGGTGATTGGACTATGCTCACGCGAAGGGCAGCTGGCTCTCCACTCTGGACTGGTGGGACGACAAGGTCACTGCTCTCATCCAAGGGCTCGCACTCCTCAGCACCAAGGTCATCAGGGTCATCCATCACCATGCGTGACCGAGCTCCCTGTTCGACGGTCACGGCCAGGTAGGTAACGGCAATCCATCAGGTTATGAGTGTTATGTGGACGACCTGCGGTTTTGCAGAGGATGCAGGACAAGAAGGGGCGTCGTCGAGGTTGGCCCCGGCCACTATTGGGGTGGCTCTTTGGTGTGGTACTGCCAATGCGCATGGCTTTGGTATCTTCAATGCTACGTAACTCATCAAGAAGAGAACCAAGAGCTTGAGAGATCTCAGGTTTTAGTGAAGCCAGGGTCTTATTGCGTAATTCAGAACCGTATTTTTGTTTCACCAAGAGAGGTAAGCCTGGATGTATCAACTGGAGCCAGAGGACGACGACCGTGTTCTCGAGTGTGGGGGAGAGGTCTTCATCCACAGTTGCTTGAACGCCATGGTGTGTTAAGCCGCCGTGAACGGAAAGGAGGTTATCCTCAAAGAAAGCCATAAGACGCTGAAACAGATCCTCCGGTCTCTCATCTGGCTGTTGGTGTATGCTAGCCAAGTCGAGGAAGTGCGCACCGGTGGACTGGAAACCATAATGTTGACGGATTCTCTGCCATATGTCATTAAGGGAAGTTGAGTGTTTAACGATAGAGTTCCTAGAGATAACGGGACAGAAGTTCGCTATTTGGCCGAGTAGTAAGTCCAGATGGGCGTTCTTTTGGGCGGCCGTGAGTCGCTGAGCTTCAGGGACCGCACTACCGTCGTTGGTAAGGCCCCTTCGTGGATTGGCGGCGCTTTGTCTCTGCCAAGTTGCATCAAGGAAGGGAACAAAGTTCTTGTCGAGTGAAAGGACATAGATCAAGTTCTGCCGCCAACTTTCGTACGAAGTGATCGTCTCGATCTTTGTTAACTGCCACTGTTTGGGTGCTCGAGGcgaggcggccatgttggaaaGTTCACAAATCGCTCACCTGAAATAATGGCTTTGTCACCTTGTTATAAAGTAGATGTCGCAGAATCCAAAGTCCACACTTGTTTTAGGGAATTCGAGGCGTGATCCCACCGCTGCCGCCACGCCAATAAAGAAGGAACACTGCGTTAACTGGTAGGTTTTATTAACCGGAACTTATCAATAACGAGCACATGGAACAGACAGACAGCAGGCGCGCGTGCGCAGCGTTAACAACCGCTGGGTGCAATGTAACTAACGTAGTGGCGCACAAACAATTTCATAAACACTATTACAGAATATAaacattacttacattacttacaacaAATTTTTCCGTTTTAACTCTGTCTCTAAGTCAGTATTAAAACATTCGTTGACAAACCAGAACAACACGTTCCTGCTCTTAAATTGAGTCATCTTTCGAGTAAGCTCAAAGTACTGATTCAATCTCTTAAATCCCTGTTCGCAAGATTCAGTATTCACGCCCCTAATTTCATCAAACTTTGGCAGATGCGGGTGATAAAGACAGTTCGGATTTTCAGGAGGCATACAAACTTCCTCAGTGTGTTTGGACACGTGAAAAATGTCTACCAGAAATTGGACGTTATCCAATAGCAGCTTTGCTCCCGCACTACCATTTTGAGcctgattttttaaaaaaggcaCCAAGCCACACGCCCTATCGTACCCTAAGTACCTTAGTCTATTGAAATGCTCCAAATTGCCACAAAAGGTTCTAAGGATAAACAGAAATACCTGGGTGTAAGATTCGCTTGTAAACATTTCGGTCATACTTACAACAATGCCGCAAGGCCTTATGAGAGCAAGCATGCCCgcagttgtttgaaagaaaagcgaaatgttttctttctttttacacCCTTTTCCATTTTGCTGTGCTTCACATTCATCTTCTGGTAACAGACCCGCCTCCGCTCTGGCTGAATTAAATTCCGGCGGAACACTAACTTCTTCTGTTAATGCTTCTGCAGTCTGCGAATGGTGAGTTGTACAGAATTTCTATGGCTTTTGGCTCTTTCCGCCGGGCATCGGCGAATTCGGGCAACATTTATATATTTGCGGCAAATCTTTCCGAATTTTCACCTCCTCCATTGGAAGAGCGCACTTTGATCTCTCTAAGTATTCGTTTCCATCAACTGTAACGTATCCTTCTGAGCAGCCCGCCGTCTTGCAGGTATTTGTTACCCACTTATTTTCTGATGCACAGATGTCTTCCCACATTACTCTGCAAAGCTCTTCGATGTTCAAATGTCTGCCACCGTACGAATATTCACTTATGTTGTAGGTTTTATTCCATTGTGATATTATTTTGATATATCAATATATCAACCCTCTCAACACTTAAACACCTCCAGGCAAACATTTAAGATTATGATATTCATAtcaatattttgttattatcatgatattttgatattatcatgatatatcaaattatcaaatCCCTGGACACTTAGTCAGATGCTAGCAAACATTTGACATTAAGATATTGATATcactattttgatattatcatgatatatcaaattatcaaaccCCTGGACACTTAATCAGATGCTAGCAAACATTTGAGATTATGATATTACTAGCGATATCTTGATATGATCATGATactttgatattatcatgatatatcaaattatcaaaccCCTGGACACTTAGTCAGATGCTAGCAAACATTTGAGATTATGATATTACTAGTGATatcttgatattatcatgatactttgatattatcatgatatatcaaattatcaaaccCCTGGACACTTAGTCAGATACTAGCAAACATTTAAGGTTATGATATTACGAGggctattttgatattatcatgatattgtGATATTGTCATGATATATCATGCTAGTTTATCAGtgggaaaatcaaaatatcataGACACTTATCAAAAATGATAGCAAAGATTAATATTATGATATTCTGCAATGTCGCACCTCACTCTCCAATTGGCACTCTTGGGATCTTGTTGCAAAAACTCcagagtgccaattggcactcttAGGGGGTAAAGTGTTAATTTCTTTGATTCCATTTTCTACCTTACAAACCTTATTTgacagggcgtaaaattgcgcctaatacaggcgccaatgcgactaaatttttcgctttggcgaccaaatccttaaaattagtcgccaatttggcgactagaatttctaatcacaccatAATACCCAGAGATCTAgcgattgttgaagatttgttaagatcaatctgcagcaaagtttcTTGTTAAGCTCGTTTCCAAAACGCAGCACACGCCACTTTctaacgtaaatctatcgtcactagacgccatcttggatttaggtgGGTGTGGACAAAACCTGGGCCCGGGCCCATGGGCTAGCCCATGGGCTACCCTATGGGCCACCCTATGGGCTACCTTATTttgatgattttataatttcacaataattttatcaatatgatttttttattattatttgtatatTCATATCAGTGTAAAACTTTCGGTAACGTGACCCTTTTTCGTCGCGTCATGAAGGGCACTTAATAAATGTTGTGTTGTGGGAGGAATTTCACAGATTTGTCAGGTGGATTAGCGCTTCACTTTTACGAAAGAAAAAGTAAGGAATAGTCCATTTTTGACCATGTCTAGAAAATGTGAGAAATCACACCTTCGGTTTTGTTGGAAAGCCATGCTGCCTCGACACAAACTCGAGCTTTGCtttccaaaataaaaattacccTTGAACCATTCCACAACTTGTCAACTGCGCGTTCTAAAGTTCTCGCACAGTTCAAGctaaaaccttgaaaaatattCAGCGCTGAAAATTAGTAAGATAAAAAATGTAGATtgacaaataaagaaacaaataaatacacAGGTAAAGTTGCACtctgagaaaacaaattttaaaaaaagcttTTCCCAAAAAAGCCATTTAACTGCACAGCGTTGCTTGTCTCGTCAATTCAAGCCATAGGCTTTTCCCAAAAAAGAGCGTTGCTTGTCTCGTCAATTCAAGCCATAAGAATAACgtggttttctttgttttgtttttttaatctaAAACTGTACAGCGCTGGCCGGATATAGTCTGAGAGAAAAGGCCTATAAAGTGGAAGTAAAGTTGTTTTGGGCCCCTGAGTACTATCAACCAAAACCCCGAGTGAGGTGACCACCGAGTACGTGCGAGCGCGGTATGCATATACAATAACGAAAAATAGCGACAAAATGCTGACCATCAGTACAATACTTCTACACGGCATGTGATCTGGCACTGAAAAGTAACAGGGAACGGAACAAAGGGCCTTTAATATGACTGATAAATCGATAAATCTTCGCTTCTCTGTTTGCCTGTGACCTCTTTGTGTTTTCGCAGATATTCTTTCGCGCAATCTTTTCTCCCCAACTTTGTTCATGTGGTTTTAATTAGTCTCGCAATCTGCATGActaacaaaataacaaataataaattcgTACCAACAAATCTGTGAAATTCCTCCCACAACACAACATTTATTAAGTGCCCTTCATGACGCGACGAAAAAGGGTCACGTTACCGAACGTTTTACACTGATATGAATATacaaataataagaaaaaaatcatattgataaaattattgtgaaattataaaatcatcaaAATAAGGTAGCCCATAGGGTGGCCCATGGGCTAGGGCCCAGGTTTTGTCCACACCcgatttaggtaacctttcacgttGTATGTGACCCATTctagtgtcctctttgtagctcgtgcgaattttttcagcaatttaatctatctagtacagtgaTAAGGTAAAAATGGTTATGTGTGGttgtcatggccaccaactttttggaattggctaccactttaaaatatttaggagccaagtggctaccgggaaaaaaagttaattttacgccctgtttGAGAGTTTTGTTTGGCCCCATCTGCTGGACAACAGACGTACTTAACCTAGTGGAGATTTCTTGTGCCAAGTCATCCTCAGTGTTGTTGCCAGGACCACCCCGCCAGTTCACAAAGAAACCCTTTATCAGTTCTTCAGCAAGGCGTGGAGTTCAGTTGCACTCCAACTAAGTAGTACCGGTAAACATTTCTCAGGCATATTTGCTGTTTGTTCCCATAGAATTGGAGACAGAGCTAGAGAAGTAATTTCTGATTGATACGATTTCTTTCTCCATGTGCTTCTGCTGCAGTGTCTTTCAGTTCCAAAATGAGGATGGtaagaaagatgaaaaaaagGGTATAATTTTTTTACATAGTCTTTACTATCTTTGatagtatttttttttgcaggagATAAATGTGAATGAATTTTCCAAAAACTactgcaaaataaattttcttgttttcctctGATTGAGCAGTCAAGTATGTGACGGAAAGGTGTTTTTGGTCAGTGCTGGCCATTTCAAAAAAGGAGAGTGCAGCAGTAACAATGTTGACCTCCCCACACTCGGGAATGggcaggtattttttgcaggttgcaggttgaaatttcattataattggaaaaccgctggcactaaaaagaaaggtaaagcgatagacttgccgtgactgttacatgaatagctaaccctaaccctaatcctaaccctAAATCCTAATTAGGCCTCaggttagctattcatgtaacagtcacggcaagtctatcgctttacctttctttttagtgccagcggttttccaattataatgaaacttcaacctgcaacctgcaacctgcaaaaaatacctgccACTCAGGAACAATTCTTTACTACCTTCGTAGCAATCCAGTACTTTATATGGAGTAGCATTTTGGCGATTGAATTTTTCTCTGAAATACTTTAGAGTTCCAACTTGGCTGACTGATGCAGCTTTTTACAGGAATGATTATGAATATTGCAACAAGGATGCTTTGGTTTGCCACATCACTGGTTTGAATGGTGAGCAGTGCTCAAAACAGTCTGAAGGAGTGTGGGAACCAGAGAGGCCAGCAAATAATTGTACCCGTGTCAATTGATCACCAGCAATTACAATCTTCATTTCCCTCATGGGATCATCAGGAGTGTCTTGCCTATGGGCATTGGGCTGGCCAGGTGCTGCTGTTGCCCCTGGCACTTCAGGGTTGTCAACATGAGGCGTTTCCTTGAGTATCCCTGCCTTGTGATAACTTTCAGCAATCCGCCTTTCATATACTCTCAAATATTAAATACTGACACAATCCTTATATTTAGCTTCAATGGCATTGAGCAGTGGTAAGTTCACAATGGTGGATTTCTGGGCCATTTCATTACCATAAACATGAGGGATGTGCCTGGGAATAACTGAGTTCAACCTCTTGAATTTTTGGAGAAATGTAAGACTTACTCTTCCCACTATTACCTTTGCACTGCTCAGGTAAACTTTCCACTCTCTGACATTTAATTAAAAGTGATAGTGTGGGAAATTTTCAGTAACCCCCTTAAGGTGGACATTTAGACGGTGTGTAAAGGTGACGATGTTTTCAGCGAGGTTTGATGCAAATAAATGAAGATCTTCATTCTAATGTCCTTTCTTACATGTTTTTAACACTTTAAGTCCCAGTTATGACCAGTCCCGTGGAAAACTCTTCCAGACTTGACTCTTTTAATCACTTTATCAGCAAAGTGTCTGTCTAAAAGTTTCGACAGGTTGTCCCCTGGGAGAGACAAACACCGTGCAAGTATTGGGTTTTAATGGATTGTGAAATCCTGACACTTTATAGCAGCTAAGTATTGGAAACAGGCGTAGTATGGTAATTGATCCTGCTCATCATTGCTCACACTTGGGATTTGTTTATGttattagttttgattcaagtGAGGCATGATATAAATTCACAGCAACTCAACTGCAGTAAAGGTTGGGGTGTAGAATGGTCTGTAGTAAATACTGTGTCTCTGTAAAACGATCTTGATTCTTGATTTCTTAGAGGCAAAAACTAGAGTCATGTAATCTTGAAGTTTGATTGCATGAGAATACTCTTCAAGCCTACCCCTTTTCTAACCCCAGGtaatataaattaaaaatggccaccatttTATGGAGCTCGAATTGCTGGGTGCCACATTTTGAGGAGACACTAAAGTTTCAGTCTTGATATTTTGGACAAGGGTCTCCCAAAGTCTCACAGTTACCCTTCTATACCATGAAAggtcaaagaaaattttaaaaaaatagagTAAGCTGTAAGAAAAGCGGTTCAAAACAGACCATTATTAATTGCATACAGGCATTTGAAAGAGTTCACAGGTTCTCCCAAAATCTTTTGACCATGCACATAGCTAGCATTGTTCTAAATACTTTGTCTTACTTAAATACTGACTTAATAAAAATGCCAGTTCTCTCACCTGCTTTTTGTTTCACCCTCCAGAACCAAAACTGTATTGACACGCTTCAGGACGCTAAGTTCGTGCCAGTGTTTTTTTATCAGACTGCTTAAATGAAACCACATTTCGCCCGTAAATCAACACTAACGTTTGCAGAGCTTTTTTTGCCTTCTATGGATCACGAAAGGAATATTCGTTTCCATTTCATTCCAGATACTATTAGTCCTTCAGACTCTTATAGCTGTTTTCATACAAACAGAGCCTTGTAAACGTCTGCAAAGCTTCTGACAAGCTGTGCTGACCAGCTCCAcggcaattttcaattttcaatttcagtgCCAAAAACACACTTGGACAATGTGTCCTAATGATTTCCGCCATAATACCAGGTGGCTTGGAATTCACTGCTCCAGTTATAATAGCTCCAAGGTTGTGTTCTTTGTCCTGATGTTGGGAATCACACAATGGTGTTGATAATTCTTTGGCATTGTTGACTTATGAAGAAGGGCCAGCCTTGTTGATCAGACTTGCTGACCTCAGCCGATGTTTCTCAGAACAGAAGCTGTTTTGCTGTAGCCTCTCCTAGACTCTTGCCAGCAGAACGTTTTGCAGGCTGTCTACGATGTGGCAACAATTCCAAGCAATGCTTCACGGAACAGCATTGTTCAAGCTCAGGTTTAGTTTGCATATTTTGACACTTTTGTTTAAAGTCACATATCTTTTGGATGAATGCTTCTTGTTTTGTTCACGTAGCCTTTTCAATGCAATCAACATCGTTTATCGCTATTCCATGGGCATTATGAACCTCCGAAGGAAGGTTCTTGTCGAGACCAGTTTAGCTTAAAACCTGTGACAACTATTGTTGGCAACACCACAAAGCTGACAAACTGAACTACGAATATAACTCTTTTTTAGAGTAGACTTTGCTGGAAGTTCGCCATCCATAACTTAAATCGTACGACGtctcagtgaaaaaaaaaatttcagcggATCTCTTTAGAGCTTGATAAAATGTATTTTCGGGGAAATGATAAAAGCCAATCAAAAATGAGGATTCCCCAAACTTTTAGCATAAATTAAAGCAAAATGTATTATTTAAATTAGTGATTGGTCAATCCCAGGGTCTTTTCCAGCCCATCCTCTCCTCGGTGGATAAAGGCCCTGGTAATGATATTGCCCAAAGAACTGAAAAAGTCATACACATAGCCGATGGTCAAATTGGTGCCTTTTCCGGCAGAAACTGCCTCATCAATGGGGTAATTGACCTTTCTGGGTATTCCAGGTGGGAAATGGCTAATTTATTGTGGAACTAGGGCTGGCAGGAAAgtgaaagagagagagagtatTATCGTTATCGATTTATTGAAGTCAGTACTCCAGGAGCAGCGAACCATAGCTGGCATTTTACCAAGTAAAGTCGTGGTCCTCACTGTCTGACCAACTGTTCTGTAACTGCAACACTGGGAGACTAGCATTCAAGGGCATCTAGCTTATTCGTAGTACCATAATTTTTACTCTCAAACAGCATGTCACTGGCCCCTAAAATTGACGAGATCCGCGAAGTCGTTTGTAATGCAAATTTTGATCTTGCATGTATAACAGAATTGTTATCACTGTAACACAGGGCTTATGTATCAGTCTTCAAATATCGTTTCCGTTATTTTAATCACAACAACGAGTTTgactgaaaatagaaaaaaataagaaatcatTTACATCGTTTAGACAAAAAAGGAACTAACTACGAGAACACATACTAACAACTTTTTCCCCAAAATAAATGATAGGCCTCtggacaatgatgatgatggcgaGGGAACTAACAATAATAGGAACAACCACTAGCTCTAATAACTTGCAAAGGATAGAAACATTTGTTTAACCGTTGCCACTGAATTTAAATTACTAGCCCTATTAGCGAAATAGCCTGAGGTACGCGAAATATCAAATGTCCCAGTGGGCCTCTTAAATCCAGTATTACCAAGAGAGTTACGAGAGTCATGGCTCAAATACCACATTAATAATAACACAATAACAATTTCTGGCTCCAACGTGATCCGTTGGGATCAAACAGAGACCGAACATGGGGGAATATGCGTCTACGTCAAGGAATCTATTGGATTCAAGATTCTTGAGGATATGGTGGATGAGATTTTTTGAGATTTTCAATTCTTCAGAAAAGGGCTCGGCGCTTATTGTACTTCACAGACTGGCATGAACATGCAATTCCCTTATTTCTCGAAGCAAACGTGCTACCaataacttttctttattatgtATGATATCAATAATAGTTGTAGAGCTCCAACAAAcatgttaaatttatttcagaaaatgtctAATATTCACTCACACAATACACGATCGTCTACGTctggaaaattctttgttaaaaGTTCTAGACTGGAAATAAAACAATTCCTCCTCTCGATTTGGAGTAAAATAATTTGTGGAATAAGATGCCATGCCATATACCAGATCTTCCTAAAAGAACTTTCAAACTAGTTCTTCGCAAatttctatttgatattttagAAAAGGAGGATGACGATATTCAAATCCCCATGATTATCCAAAAAGTAGGTACATAGATACATTtattttagttatttatttaattttgtaatcTGCAAGgcttgttttaatttgttttaatttaaggtttaaattgtttttctaatttgttttaatttaaggttCAACTTGTTTTTCTAAGGTACTTATCTGAGTTGTTCGTGTATTTGTCTTGCCCGCCTCAACTAGCTTCTCAGCTAATTGCGTACCGGTGGCTCATTGGTTgaacatcgggctgtcatgcgagaggtcgtgagttcgactgcggccggaccaacactcagggtcttaaaataactgcgtagaaagtgctgcctttgtaattaaatcagcaaatggttagactttcaggtcttctcggataaggacgataaaccgtaggtcccgtctcagagataccttccatgttcatatatatgatcattgtgggacgttacagaacccacacactattcgaaaagagcagggcatgaatttcccggtgttgtggctggcctCTGTGAGTCTCTCGGTATGGGTGGGTACTGAAAAAAGGGGTATGCCTCACAAGGGACTTAGTGTCCCATTCGagtatcaccttgcacttcggtgctaaagctgtaaaaaccaaaaaaccaaaaccaaaaacatTTGTGGGGCAAACTATTCCAACCTGTATTTAacgataaataaataaataaataaataaaagatgTAATAGCAAAAAAGTTGTATTTTATGGACTCAGTTGCGTCACTTGTATTATTGTTGGTTTAGTTTACCATTCTCCAAGCACAGTTGATGGACCTATACTCGATTATTTGTACAACTGTGTATTCATAATCGAGGCTCGTTTCTCTGGTTGTGGTACGATACTGCTCAGTGACTTCAATAAAACTTTAGGGAAGAAATCTCTACTCAGCAATAGTATTAAACTGAAACAGTTAGTGAATATCCCAATTCGCGGTACTAACATGCTGGATCctgtttttacaattattttgaaCGACTATTGTGATTCACCTATTCAATGCCTTTCTTTTGGACTGCATGTCTGACCTGCAGCCTATGGAATGATCCAAGCAACCCAATGCAAAGATTACTGTTAAGTCCAGGGAGGGACATGTGCACCTCCAATCTCATAGCTATGCGCACATGCCTCGAAGAGGTGGATGTTAAGACTCCGCTTGAGTTGAAATGCTTGAGATGATCGTTAATACTGGCATCGACATTCTTGTCCCTAAGAAGGCTAAGACTATTGTTTCTAACAAGCCTCCTTGGAGGAGCAGCAAATGAAAGCGGCTCATTGGAAAGTGATAGAGAGCTCTTGCTGAAGGAGATTTAGATTAATACTGTGATTTGAAAAAACGTGTAGGTAGGGAATGGAAACTGTGTTGTGCCAGATTTTTTGAGTCTGCAGTTGAGCAACTCTAGGAGTCCAAGCCAGCTACTTGGTGTTAAGAAGTTAAAAAACTTTGTAGTATGTCTAGTGCATCAGGTTGCCTGGACCCTGTCACACTGTACCAACACATTGATTGTGGCCAATCAACATC
The nucleotide sequence above comes from Acropora muricata isolate sample 2 chromosome 12, ASM3666990v1, whole genome shotgun sequence. Encoded proteins:
- the LOC136892589 gene encoding uncharacterized protein, whose translation is MAASPRAPKQWQLTKIETITSYESWRQNLIYVLSLDKNFVPFLDATWQRQSAANPRRGLTNDGSAVPEAQRLTAAQKNAHLDLLLGQIANFCPVISRNSIVKHSTSLNDIWQRIRQHYGFQSTGAHFLDLASIHQQPDERPEDLFQRLMAFFEDNLLSVHGGLTHHGVQATVDEDLSPTLENTVVVLWLQLIHPGLPLLVKQKYGSELRNKTLASLKPEISQALGSLLDELRSIEDTKAMRIGSTTPKSHPNSGRGQPRRRPFLSCILCKTAGRPHNTHNLMDCRYLPGRDRRTGSSVTHGDG